The following proteins are encoded in a genomic region of Rissa tridactyla isolate bRisTri1 chromosome 5, bRisTri1.patW.cur.20221130, whole genome shotgun sequence:
- the IBSP gene encoding bone sialoprotein 2, with product MRTALVFACLVGMACAFSVKSWLRRANSDDSEENAVFKNRHRYYLYRYAYVHPPQQRYQGSDSSEEEGDGSEEEEEGGEPSHAGIEAPGHPARPAPGDSQGRLGEDVTSPQQGKGCQGPPKGGKNSAAGKGDDSENEDSDENEEEEEEEEEEEVAENENGVNSTSTNTTEGADGPHGNGTAVAEEGTGVAEDEEEEEEEEEEEEEEEEEEEEETEATTTASTTSEEGLSQGTTMGDVGPTDATTAGEQWEYEVTAGSHGQGDGGTTDGSYGEQDEYARGDSYRAYEDEYGYYKGHGYDVYGQDYYYSQ from the exons ATGAGGACTGCCCTGGTCTTCGCCTGCCTGGTGGGGATGGCGTGTGCCTTCTCG GTCAAGAGCTGGCTGCGGCGAGCCAATTCGGATGACTCAGAAGAAAACGCG GTGTTCAAGAACAGGCACCGCTATTACCTGTACAGATACGCCTACGTGCATCCTCCGCAGCAACGGTACCAG GGCAGTGACTCATCGGAGGAAGAGGGGGACggctcggaggaggaggaggaagggggg gagcCATCCCATGCTGGCATCGAGGCACCTGGCCACCCTGCCAGACCAGCCCCCGGGGAcagccagggcaggctgggagAAGACGTCACATCCCCCCAGCAG GGCAAGGGCTGTCAAGGGCCCCCGAAGGGGGGCAAGAACAGCGCTGCTGGCAAGGGAGATGACTCCGAAAATGAAGACAGCGACgagaatgaggaggaggaagaagaggaggaggaagaagaggtagCCGAGAATGAGAATGGCGTCAACAGTACAAGCACCAACACCACTGAGGGGGCAGATGGGCCTCATGGCAATGGCACCGCGGTGGCTGAGGAGGGTACGGGTGTGGCGGAggacgaggaggaagaggaggaggaagaagaagaggaagaggaggaggaggaggaagaggaggaggaaactgAAGCCACCACCACAGCCAGCACCACCAGCGAAGAGGGGCTGTCCCAGGGGACCACCATGGGAGATGTGGGACCAACGGACGCCACCACGGCTGGGGAGCAGTGGGAATATGAGGTGACGGCCGGGAGCCATGGCCAGGGGGACGGAGGCACCACTGATGGCAGCTATGGGGAGCAGGACGAGTATGCCCGCGGCGACAGCTACCGGGCCTACGAGGATGAGTATGGCTACTACAAGGGGCACGGCTATGATGTGTACGGCCAGGATTACTACTACAGCCAGTGA
- the MEPE gene encoding matrix extracellular phosphoglycoprotein, whose amino-acid sequence MQTALLCLCLCLLSTALSTPVPPPLPGRAVGNCVGQHRILLKGCNAKHGFYVFKYVYSFSTRRNQTQIKKEEADSQSIDPGRQLGDYNARPGPTEDGATPEQGDNDSTDVMENGTGLKPENRSVTGFGGDVLSPRPGTSTRARGGVGIAGPTPASSEGSGDLDLVVEVESSVSTLPQGSGEAMAGNRSDVRSEDREDGAPRGIPVEGAMTAGRERAPTTGGAGDEGSGEATIPGQGREGVMRGTGTGGAALTSVTEKMENVQVDTKGVDEYAYIPDPGSVTVTHGKVGSTVGDTSFTQISSDKDDEVNIFIGRANIHVGEQENTQAGATVGSENDNISTAGTSSPLPRVRVTAAHDSNDDDGIPSHRQPEVPATTATPRHRDSTRSSPGDGHPTGDDADGATTIGDREEPVSPSPWKVTGGEGTIPVEAGIREKGDDEARGEGQRFEERPSRLAVTTPRQGGAKDAAATVPAKGASIHLGTTMASPGVSEDNCITTLGTASSRKASESAMVGRRGSGEVGPATPQPHRERWPGAGTRVQVGGAGMEKTPRVDKAPSPRGKAGSQASSGAQVSAGSRGSDPAGRPRATEAGGSPPLQAGQAGASVAAGKGQEWGQGGKTGVAVPGAGGGRLPGRHGRRLGVGAPGAFTALGQSRQLDQVKRADELHIRERSFYTLGRVAGGPRGPYTGPRSADSSQSSEGERGSQSDSRQTGLQPSGWGAPGHPHGRWSRGTL is encoded by the exons ATGCAAACAGCCCTCCTTTGCTTGTGCCTGTGCCTGCTCAGCACGGCCCTCTCGACACCC GTGCCACCGCCACTGCCTGGGAGAGCTGTTGGGAACTGTGTGGGACAACACCGG ATActgctgaaaggctgcaatgCCAAGCATGGCTTCTACGTTTTCAAATATGTCTATTCATTTTCAACGAGGAGGAACCAAACGCAGATAAAG AAGGAAGAGGCTGACAGCCAAAGCATCGACCCCGGCCGCCAGCTGGGCGACTACAATGCCAGGCCGGGGCCAACGGAGGATGGGGCAACGCCGGAGCAAGGTGACAATGACAGCACTGATGTGATGGAGAACGGGACCGGCCTCAAGCCCGAAAACCGCAGCGTCACAGGTTTTGGTGGGGATGTTCTCAGTCCTCGCCCAGGCACCAGCACGCGAGCGCGTGGTGGTGTCGGTATCGCAGgtcccacccctgccagctcGGAGGGTAGCGGCGACCTGGATTTGGTGGTTGAAGTCGAAAGCAGTGTTTCCACTCTCCCCCAGGGCTCCGGTGAGGCCATGGCAGGGAACAGGTCTGATGTTCGGAGTGAAGACCGGGAGGATGGTGCCCCCAGGGGCATTCCAGTGGAGGGGGCCATGACAGCCGGGAGGGAGAGGGCACCCACCACTGGAGGGGCTGGAGACGAGGGTAGTGGCGAGGCCACCATACCTGGCCAAGGGCGGGAGGGCGTCATGCGGGGCACAGGGACAGGAGGTGCTGCTCTCACCTCTGTCACTGAGAAGATGGAGAACGTCCAAGTTGACACCAAAGGTGTGGATGAATATGCTTACATCCCTGACCCAGGCAGCGTCACTGTCACCCATGGGAAGGTGGGTAGCACAGTGGGGGACACCAGCTTCACCCAAATCTCTTCGGACAAGGACGACGAAGTCAACATCTTCATTGGGAGGGCCAACATCCATGTGGGGGAGCAGGAAAACACCCAGGCTGGTGCCACTGTTGGCAGCGAGAATGACAACATCTCCACTGCAGGAACCAGCAGTCCCTTGCCCAGGGTGCGCGTCACTGCAGCACATGATAGCAATGACGATGATGGCATCCCTTCTCACAGGCAGCCTGAAGTACcggccaccacagccaccccAAGGCACAGGGACAGcaccaggagcagccctggggatggcCATCCCACAGGAGATGATGCAGATGGTGCCACCACCATTGGTGACAGAGAAGAACCAGTGTCTCCCAGCCCCTGGAAGGTCACTGGTGGTGAGGGGACCATCCCCGTGGAGGCTGGCATCCGTGAGAAAGGTGATGATGAGGCAAGAGGTGAGGGGCAGAGGTTTGAGGAGAGGCCAAGCCGCCTGGCTGTCACCACCCCCCGCCAGGGGGGTGCAAAGGATGCTGCTGCCACTGTCCCAGCCAAGGGGGCCAGCATCCACCTGGGCACCACCATGGCATCCCCCGGGGTGAGCGAGGACAACTGCatcaccaccctggggacagccagcagccGCAAGGCAAGCGAGAGTGCCatggtggggagaagggggagcggGGAAGTGGGGccagccaccccccagccccacagggagaGATGGCCTGGGGCGGGGACAAGGGTCCAGGTGGGtggagcagggatggagaagaCACCCAGGGTGGACAAAGCGCCATCCCCACGTGGGAAAGCTGGCAGCCAGGCATCAAGTGGGGCCCAGGTGAGTGCTGGCAGCCGTGGCAGTGATCCCGCAGGCAGGCCACGTGCCACCGAAGCTGGGGGCAGCCcccctctgcaggcagggcaAGCGGGGGCCAGCGTGGCAGCGGGTAAAGGCCAGGAATGGGGGCAAGGTGGCAAGACCGGGGTGGCGGtgccgggggccgggggtggccgcctccccgggcgccatggcaggaggctgggggtgggggcacCAGGGGCGTTTACAGCGCTGGGCCAGAGCAGGCAGCTGGACCAGGTGAAGCGTGCCGACGAGCTCCACATCCGCGAGCGGTCGTTTTACACCCTCGGCAGGGTGGCGGGCGGCCCTCGAGGCCCCTACACCGGCCCCAGGAGTGCCGACAGCAGCCAGTCCTCTGAGGGCGAGCGGGGCAGCCAGAGCGACAGCCGACAGACAGGACTGCAGCCCTCGGGGTGGGGAGCCCCAGGGCACCCCCACGGCCGCTGGAGCCGGGGGACCCTCTGA